AGAAAAACAATCGATATTACTAGCATTTTCGTATGAACACAGTGCACAACCTCCTTTGAACATTTCAGACACCCTCCTTTGAACAAGTGCTCTGCTTTGTAACCATCCCGTTGCACAAGAAATTACCACTGTTTTTGAAGCTGATGCTTCAGGATTTAGATAAATTTGGGCAATATACATTatcaagaaagagaaaaaaagtttTTACTAAATAATTCATTTGCAAACACTTCTTTTATGAACTTGAGAATTCTCTGTAAATGCATAACAGTACTGTATGTGCCCAATTTTTGCATCTAGGTGCAAAAAATACTTTCTGTGATAAACTCACAGATCAATTACATTTTACCCCAAACTGATTGTTCCATTTTGAGTCATAACTCAATCATTCATATATACTGTAACTATATGTAATTAGTTGATCCGTGCGTGCTGTAGTTCAGTCTGTAAAGTATCAAGGCTCCTTGGCTGAAGTCCAGAGTGGCTTTTATTACATAAATTTCAACTGTTTAAAATTTTCCTCTGAATAATCCTCATCACATCCTGGATTTGGCAAGAACATGGCTGCTGCTCTCACTTCCAGGCCCTGTCCATGAGCCCTTGAACTGCTCTTCAGTAACTCCTGCAAGCACAGAAACCAAACACAGGTTTGAGCAAATCATCTTGAaaaaatttccaaaaaaatAGCCAATTAAATCAGTATTGAACACTAGCATCATCAGCAAGCTTTCTTGAAAAATCATCAGCAAGCTTTCTTGCCTTTGCCCATGGCGGCGGTAGAGGAGATGCCACCCTGCACGGTCTTGAGCACCCTGTCGTAGAAGTTGGCGCCCGACCACTTCTGGTGCTGCAGCGTCTCCACGCCgttgctcctctcctccctctggATCCTCTCCACGTACGCCAGCATGCCGCGCCGCGCGAAGTCGCGGGCGAACGTGTCCGTGACGAGCGCGTCGGCGTGGAACCCGGCGAGCGTGATGAACTGCCACACGTACCCCAGCCTCGCCACGCGCGGGATGAACTCCGACATGTCGGCGTCCGTCATGCCGGAGGCGTCCCAGTTGAAGGACGGCGAGAGGTTGTACGCCAGCATCGCGCCCGGGCTCGCCGCCCTCACGCCCTCGGCGAACGCCGTGCACTCGGCGATGTTGGGGCTCGACGTCTCCATCCAGAGCACGTCGGCGTGCGGCGCGAACGCGCGGCCGCGGACGACGGCCGCCGCGACGGAGCCGCGGAAGCGGTAGAACCCCTCCCGTGTTCTCGGCAGGTCCCAGTCCCAGAACAGGGATGTGACGCCGAGGCCCGCGGCGATGTCGCGCGCCTGCTCGAGGGGCACGCACTTGTCGTGGCTGGTGGCGGCGCTCCACTCCTGGAGCTTGCGCTGCTTGTCGGCGTCGGTGGCGTTGAGGCTCGCGATGGCGTCCCTGACGCAGTCAGAGAAGGTCTTGAGCTGCGCCGTGGCGAGCCACTCGTCCTCGATGGCCTGGAGCTCCCTGCCGTTCTTGCCCGCCGACATGGCGtcggagaggacggcggcgaggctccGGTTCCTGAGGCGCGGGTTGGTCGCGCCGAGGATGAACTGGTGGTCGCGCGCGTCGACGTTGGTCTGGATCagcgtggcggcgacggcgtcggtgcGCGCGACGAGGACGGTCTCGACGCCCATGATGTCGAACTGGAGCcgcgcggcgacgaggcggttGACATGCTcggagacggcgacgagcaCCTTCCCCGCCATGTGCCCGCACTTCTTGGTCACCGACGACTGGTCCTCGAGGTGAACCCCGGCCGCCCCGCGCTCGACGAACAGCTTGCACAGCTTGACGGTGGCCGTGGCGCC
The window above is part of the Oryza sativa Japonica Group chromosome 7, ASM3414082v1 genome. Proteins encoded here:
- the LOC4343441 gene encoding isocitrate lyase, translating into MSSPFSVPSLIMEEEGRFEAEVAEVEAWWGTDRFRLTKRPYTARDVALLRGTLRQSYASGDMAKKLWRTLRAHQANGTASRTFGALDPVQVAMMAKHLDTVYVSGWQCSSTHTSTNEPGPDLADYPYDTVPNKVEHLFFAQLYHDRKQREARMSMSRAERAHEPYVDYLKPIIADGDTGFGGATATVKLCKLFVERGAAGVHLEDQSSVTKKCGHMAGKVLVAVSEHVNRLVAARLQFDIMGVETVLVARTDAVAATLIQTNVDARDHQFILGATNPRLRNRSLAAVLSDAMSAGKNGRELQAIEDEWLATAQLKTFSDCVRDAIASLNATDADKQRKLQEWSAATSHDKCVPLEQARDIAAGLGVTSLFWDWDLPRTREGFYRFRGSVAAAVVRGRAFAPHADVLWMETSSPNIAECTAFAEGVRAASPGAMLAYNLSPSFNWDASGMTDADMSEFIPRVARLGYVWQFITLAGFHADALVTDTFARDFARRGMLAYVERIQREERSNGVETLQHQKWSGANFYDRVLKTVQGGISSTAAMGKGVTEEQFKGSWTGPGSESSSHVLAKSRM